From the genome of Heterodontus francisci isolate sHetFra1 unplaced genomic scaffold, sHetFra1.hap1 HAP1_SCAFFOLD_99, whole genome shotgun sequence:
TAAGAAGAATTGTTTATTTCTGTGCAGATGAAGGGAGCTCAGAATGGAAGCATCTGAGGTGGGGCGTCGGCTCTGGTTATTGTTTTCTTTCCTGTCTTGAAAGGGACGTTCTGACTCTCCTGccttttatttttcttctggtTCTCCGAATATCACGTGTTTTCCTTGGCCCACAGCACTTTGGCGTGCCTGACTCCTCCTGCCAGGGTACTACGGTCCTACAGCTATCCGTAACCTCTTGCTCATAGCTCGCACTTACCGTCCTCTGATGGTCACCTCTTGCCCAACAGCAGCTGATCATTGTCATCTGTCTacctctctatcaatcactatgCTAAACACAGTGGCTGAAACACCTACCCACCCTGCCTGTCCAGCTGCTGCAATTATATTCAAATCCCTAGAAATTTCAAGTGCTATTTTGTTAATGGAAATCTGGCGATACGTTAGGATTGGCAACACTGGAAACCGCCTTTGGCGGCCTTCAGTGTTTTgggttattaattaattgaataattgacgtaactggatatttcattgcacttttgaactgctgtctgaacttggactgagttgccccataaataaatgtgtttgtgcagcaatgtAAACTCCTCAACATGTATCCAACCTGCTGAAACATATATTCACCATCACTATAGCCGGCGGGATATGTTCCTGTAATGATATAATAGAAGAATTcgataacatacaccaaccacagaagtatgaagctgcctgatatggtgaagagcaaaatcacagatttccttctgctctccatttctGGATCCCTGCGAATCATTCCTTTGTTCCGACCTCTCAGTCCCTTTCGGACTCGACTAGCCACCAAAATGTATTTCACTGTCAAAGCGTTAaacaacagaattaaagtgaatgggattAATGGGGTCAAAACTTTATCAAACCAATCAAACCCCACCCATTCGAGCTGAGTATAATAACTTGGCTTTGCATTACAGAACCAAGGTACATCGTTAATTAGCTCTTCAGGTTCATATATGAAGTAGAAGGGaacattttttaaacagagcaggatGCATGTTGTTGTTAAAACTAAAgcagcagttttctcggtgcaatatttcctcttcaacttctggcaacaaatggcaacaaatcgatcaaaggtgaaagtgaaggtgaaccagacagaacattctGTGGCTGCACTAGTCAGGGCATACACAATGctgcacacaggggtgatatccagaAAACACTCagggaaataataataattgatctgattcagtatgacctcagtgataataaccagtagatccgcagttgccatggccaccaggtaacgagtggtgcaggtggagatgcCGCACTTTCCCTGGGACAGGATTACAATCACCAttaaattaactgcaagagagcgATGGGAAAATAAATCACAAATTGACTGATCAAACATTCCCCGTTTCTCTGACCTAGAAAGTAAGGTCAGGAATTTAGCACCAAAGCAGGTGAGTTGCAATCGTGTCAGAGGTGAAAGAATCTCAACCACGAGCACTGCACCTCCAAACCACCAACTTAGTCCGAAAGAGGCAGTAAAGCAGCAAAGAACTGACATTTACCACTAGGTTGGCTGCCACTGATGTAACCTGGTGTACAACTTAAACATTGTCCAGCTGGACTTCTCAGTCCTCGGGAAATTCAGCAGGTGAAAGGAGGCCATagtaataataataaaaaaaacttctGAGAGTAAGTGTCTTTCCAGTACTGTTTGTGTTGCAGGGGGAGCCGCAGACCCTGTTACTAATCCAAGTCAAATTTAGTGAGTGAATGTGCAATATTGAGAACGTTGTACAAGTGTCTTAAAAATAAGAATTGAACATAATGAAGAAATTCTTCAGGCCAgatagcacctgtggagagagaagagttaGCTTTTCAAGTCGATAATTGTACATCAGAACTGAAATATATTATTTAGCAACCATTTTCATGCATAGACTCAGAGAAAGGATAGGActaaataacaaaggagaaagtcagTATTCGACTGGAGGGAAGAAGTGATTCAATAACAACCAGTATGATTTTTCAATGCGAATGTGACAAATAAACAGAAGATTAGTCCATATATGCTCCAAGGCTTAGAGAAGAATTACAGAGGGGCAGAGATCCATGGAAAACCTGGCCAAAAAAAAAGTGAATGCTTCATTGGTCGAGGAATGTGATCAAGAAAGGTGGGGAGAGCTGAGGGACGTAGAGCTGCCCCTTGGCTGTACACCGTTACGGAATCCCCGCACCAAGCACCAGGCCACAACTcctctgctcccagtggcactgttgcAGCCATGCTACATTCCCAACATATTCCGTCCGAGAACATGTGAGAGGCGGTTATGGTCTGATGCTTTTGATCTGATTGTTGGGTTTAACAGGgaataaagtgcccagtcaaaacatATGATGATGTTCTTCACTGAGATTAAAAGTTCACCTGTGTTAGAGGTTGTGACCCGTAGTGATTTCGGTGTAACTGACGCAAAGGTGACAGAGTTTCTAAGAGAATGCAACAGGGCCCTTACAAAAATCGGAGAAAAAGAACCGTATTAAAGACAGCTGTGGAAGTCATATCATAGAGTCATGGAGGTTTATCATAGAAATTGTTGTACAGCCAGTCCCCTGAAATGGACATAGAGAACTCGAGGAAGGGAAGCCGACAGTCATAGATCGACCAGGTGAAGGTGTGGGAGGGGTGGAAGATAGAGGCAGAGTTAATTGTATTTTCTGTCCCGAACAAAATAAGGAAATGATGACGAAAAATAcaccaatgtactggaaaaaaaagTGAGTCATAAAAACTGGCTAGCacagaggaggtgacagagagagaagttcCAGTGGAAATTTTGAGCGAACTGACCCAAACTAATACATTCCAACAGGAGCCTACGGAGTGTACTCACGGAAGACGGTTGAGTGACATTAGCTAAGCGACAACCTACTGCTGTGGGACAGCAAAAAATCCTGACAACAATGATCCCGTCTGCTGTGAGTTGAAGAGAAGCTCGGTTTCAATGGACTTTGGACCACTGAGGGGCATAATTACATGGAAAAAAAATACAAATGGATATCTGGATCGCACCTCCGATATCAAAAGTTAAGAAGACACGCGTGGGAAAGAAGTGTCCAAATGTGCCAGAAGTTGAGGATGCAGAAGCTGGCGAGAGATCtgagaagggaggaaggaactgtgTGGTAATAACTGAGTGAATGTATCAAACATCTACAAGAAATGTAACAGGGGACAGATACATGGTTATTTAATCGAATGGTAAAGTGGCATTGAAGGTATATATTGCCAGGCAATGTAAGTGACTATCGAGTGCCAACAAGACCATGACAAAACAAAAAAGCTCATTTCTAAAGGAAAAAAAATTGAAAGTGCAGAGGTTATAACGAACTTACATAGCACCTTGTTGAAACCACTGTAAGCACACTGTATGCAGCCTGTCAACATATTCACAAAAAAAATATATCAAGGCACTGGAGAAGGAGAATTTTGTTTTACAAAAAAATGATTCAAGATGAGGGATTAAATTATCAAGTGGTTTGGGAGGGAAAGCGTGCAGAAGATATTTCCATTAGTCGGGAGTCCAAATCAAGCGTTCATCAATATAGGATAGTCGCTATTAAATGCACAAAAATACAAAAGGAATTCAGGAGAGTctactttactcagagagtggtgagaatgtggaacttgctaccacatggagtagttggcgTGGATAACAGTTAGGGGAAATATTGTTAAGTACATGAGGAAAATTACAGAAGGATATGGCGTCTGGATATTGACCTTAAGAGCCGTAGCCTGCAgggctcgggaccaaatgctggaaggtggcattGGGCAGCAGGCTCAATTTTCGTCCAGTGCAGACATGTTGGGCCAAGCGGTCATTTTTCTTTGCCAAAAAATCTCTATGGAGCTATAATTCTGTGATATGCTGATATGTGTAGAAAAGCAGGAATGGGGAGTGTCTCGTGTGGAGCATTAGGGCAGGACTAAGGCAGTTGAACTGAATGACCAGGTTCTGTGCTGTTAATGCTATATTATTTCCTGTAAATGGTGTATTAGTCATCTGATCGTACTGATAACGCTCATCTTTGCATTACGACCTGAAATGCATGTTCCTCAGTTGGATCTATCTCTCTTTGCAGCCAAACACCTCACTGAAATAAGGGAAACGATCGCTGCAGATTGCACCCGTGTACATTCTATATAATGGTTAAGAACTGGTAAATTCAAAGATAAAACGTTACCGAAGTGTAATAGTGAATAACCACAGCCCGGTATTCATCCTGTGTAACAGGAAGACAATAAAATTCAGTAGGCATGAGGCACGAATCCTCAGGATGTGCTAGGGGAATGGCTTAATCGGCATAAGAAAGTGATTGCAGGACTCAAGAGTAATGAAAGTGAGAATAACGTGTATCCAGACTAGTTGAATACTGTAACAATGCTGCCCTGCAGTTTACTTGAAAGCAAATAGTTAACATCTCTTTCAATTGGTGCAGTGTCACAGGAATCAGAACAATATCAATGCATCTTATTGTGGACGCTTGTTACCAAC
Proteins encoded in this window:
- the LOC137364050 gene encoding probable G-protein coupled receptor 139, which codes for MVSKSSAFPDDSELRGMANTEDHINPLQQGTAIHYCAVPCYITMLYQFCKTTRDLKKGLIVFKEQPHLLEYIENIIYMIIAVIGILVNLMVIVILSQGKCGISTCTTRYLVAMATADLLVIITEVILNQINYYYFPECFLDITPVCSIVYALTSAATECSVWFTFTFTFDRFVAICCQKLKRKYCTEKTAALVLTTTCILLCLKNVPFYFIYEPEELINDVPWFCNAKPSYYTQLEWVGFDWFDKVLTPLIPFTLILLFNALTVKYILVASRVRKGLRGRNKGMIRRDPEMESRRKSVILLFTISGSFILLWLVYVIEFFYYIITGTYPAGYSDGEYMFQQVGYMLRSLHCCTNTFIYGATQSKFRQQFKSAMKYPVTSIIQLINNPKH